One stretch of Ictalurus punctatus breed USDA103 chromosome 5, Coco_2.0, whole genome shotgun sequence DNA includes these proteins:
- the atp2b3a gene encoding plasma membrane calcium-transporting ATPase 3a isoform X1 — protein MGESVNSTVAFHPKKQRTDSGGHEGDFGVSLEELRNLMEVRGAEALQKIQENYRDTEGLCHRLKTSPTDGLWDVPADLERRRQVFGQNFIPPKKPKTFLQLVWEALQDVTLIILEIAAIISLGLSFYRPPDGDSEACVSVLGGVEDEGEAEAGWIEGAAILLSVLCVVVVTAFNDWSKEKQFRGLQSRIEQEQRFSVVRNGVVVQIPVAEMVVGDVAQVKYGDLLPADGVLIQGNDLKIDESSLTGESDHVRKAVDRDPMLLSGTHVMEGSGRMLVTAVGINSQTGIIFTLLGAGEVEEEKREVKKEVSSSSSIRFSGISTKTCSVVNGKQDGALENNPNKGNKQDDAVAMEMQPLKSAEGGEMEEKERKKASVTKKEKSVLQGKLTKLAVQIGKAGLVMSAITVIILMLYFVIKTFVVQGRSWLPECTPIYVQYFVKFFIIGVTVLVVAVPEGLPLAVTISLAYSVKKMMKDNNLVRHLDACETMGNATAICSDKTGTLTTNRMTAVQIYVGDQHLTEIPEPHHVNTHTLELLASAISINSAYTSKITAAEKEGGLPKQVGNKTECALLGLVLDLKRDYESIREQVPEENLYKVYTFNSVRKSMSTVIQLPNGHFRIYSKGASEILLKKCSAILSQGGSVRPFGPRDRDEMVKKVIEPMACDGLRTICVAYRDLPNDPLPEWDDEAEIINNLICIAVVGIEDPVRPEVPDAIRKCQRAGITVRMVTGDNINTARAIAAKCSIINVGDDFLCMEGKEFNRRIRNEKGEVEQERIDKIWPKLRVLARSSPTDKHTLVKGIIDSTIGEQRQVVAVTGDGTNDGPALKKADVGFAMGIAGTDVAKEASDIILTDDNFSSIVKAVMWGRNVYDSISKFLQFQLTVNVVAVIVAFTGACITQDSPLKAVQMLWVNLIMDTFASLALATEPPTESLLLRKPYGRNKPLISRTMMKNILGHAVYQLVIIFTLLFVGEKIFDIDNGRDAPLHAPPSEHYTIIFNTFVLMQLFNEINARKIHGERNVFDGIFSNPIFCSIVLGTFAIQIVIVQFGGKPFSCSPLNVEQWLWCLFVGMGELIWGQVIASVPTNQLKFLKEAGLGPAADDITDEDLAEDEEEIDHAERELRRGQILWFRGLNRIQTQMEVVSTFKRSGSFQGAVRRRSSILSQLHDVTNTHTHIRVVRTFHSSLYDGMEKSDRPDQGQEFQAPPEFIISDAGCRIPLIDETDVDDQSERSDYNHVAHHQRKSPLRYPHRQQSLPVKLNCNNNTSERRVCV, from the exons CTGGAGGAACTGAGGAACCTGATGGAGGTCAGAGGAGCAGAGGCGCTCCAGAAAATACAGGAGAACTACAGGGACACTGAAGGACTCTGTCACAGACTGAAAACTTCGCCGACAGATG gtttATGGGACGTTCCTGCTGACCTGGAGAGACGGCGGCAGGTTTTTGGACAAAATTTCATCCCTCCGAAGAAGCCAAAGACATTTCTTCAGTTAGTGTGGGAGGCGCTGCAGGACGTCACGCTCATTATCCTCGAGATCGCCGCCATCATCTCACTCGGCCTGTCCTTCTATCGGCCGCCGGACGGAGACAGCGAAG CTTGCGTTAGCGTGTTGGGCGGAGTGGAGGATGAGGGCGAGGCCGAGGCCGGATGGATAGAGGGAGCGGCGATCCTCCTCTCCGTgctgtgtgtggtggtggtcaCCGCCTTTAACGACTGGAGTAAGGAGAAGCAGTTCCGCGGCCTTCAGAGCCGCATCGAGCAGGAGCAGCGTTTCAGCGTCGTCCGGAACGGCGTCGTCGTCCAGATCCCCGTCGCCGAGATGGTGGTCGGGGACGTGGCCCAAGTTAAATACG gcgATCTCCTCCCTGCAGACGGAGTTCTGATTCAGGGAAACGACCTGAAGATCGATGAGAGCTCCCTCACCGGAGAGTCGGATCACGTTCGGAAAGCCGTAGATCGAGATCCGATGCTGCTGTCAG GCACGCACGTGATGGAGGGATCAGGGAGAATGCTGGTGACCGCAGTCGGGATCAACTCCCAGACCGGAATTATCTTCACCCTCCTCGGAGCCGGAGAGGTCGAGGAGGAAAAGCGGGAGGTCAAAAAAG AGGTCAGTAGTAGCTCTTCCATCCGGTTTTCGGGCATTTCTACCAAAACGTGCAGCGTTGTTAATG GAAAACAAGATGGCGCTCTGGAGAACAATCCGAACAAAG GGAATAAACAGGACGATGCCGTTGCCATGGAGATGCAGCCCCTCAAGAGTGCGGAGGGCGGAGAGatggaggaaaaagagagaaagaaagcgagcGTGACCAAAAAAGAGAAATCGGTGCTTCAGGGAAAGCTCACCAAACTGGCAGTGCAGATCGGGAAAGCGG GTTTGGTGATGTCAGCCATCACCGTGATCATCCTGATGCTTTACTTCGTGATAAAGACGTTCGTCGTTCAGGGCCGCTCGTGGCTCCCAGAGTGCACCCCTATATACGTCCAGTACTTCGTGAAGTTCTTCATCATCGGGGTGACTGTGTTGGTCGTGGCCGTCCCGGAAGGTTTGCCGCTCGCTGTGACCATCTCGCTGGCGTATTCTGTAAAG AAAATGATGAAGGACAACAATCTGGTGCGCCATCTGGATGCGTGCGAGACGATGGGCAACGCCACGGCGATCTGCTCGGACAAGACGGGAACGCTGACCACCAATCGCATGACGGCTGTCCAGATCTACGTAGGAGATCAACACTTGACGGAAATCCCGGAGCCGCACCACGTTAACACGCACACGCTGGAGCTGCTCGCCAGCGCCATCTCCATCAACAGCGCCTACACCTCCAAGATCACG gcaGCAGAGAAGGAGGGGGGTTTACCGAAGCAGGTAGGGAATAAGACGGAGTGTGCGCTGCTGGGTCTCGTGCTGGATCTGAAGCGTGATTACGAGTCTATACGAGAGCAGGTTCCGGAAGAGAACCTTTATAAGGTCTACACCTTCAACTCCGTCCGCAAGTCCATGAGCACCGTCATCCAGCTCCCAAACGGACACTTCCGCATCTACAGCAAAGGAGCATCCGAGATCCTGctcaaaaa GTGTTCTGCCATTTTGTCCCAGGGCGGTTCGGTGCGTCCGTTCGGACCTCGAGATCGCGACGAAATGGTGAAGAAGGTGATCGAGCCGATGGCGTGCGACGGCCTCCGTACGATCTGTGTCGCGTATCGCGACCTCCCTAACGATCCGCTGCCGGAGTGGGACGACGAGGCCGAGATCATCAACAACCTCATCTGCATTGCTGTGGTGGGAATCGAGGATCCAGTTCGGCCAGAG GTTCCAGATGCGATCCGGAAGTGCCAGAGGGCGGGAATCACGGTGAGAATGGTTACGGGAGATAACATCAACACAGCGCGTGCCATCGCTGCGAAATGCAGCATCATTAACGTCGGAGACGACTTCCTGTGCATGGAGGGGAAAGAGTTCAACCGGCGAATCAGGAACGAGAAAGGAGAG GTCGAGCAGGAGCGCATCGACAAGATCTGGCCCAAACTCAGGGTACTGGCTCGCTCATCTCCCACAGACAAACATACACTCGTCAAag gcatcATAGACAGCACTATAGGAGAACAGAGGCAGGTTGTGGCGGTGACCGGCGACGGTACGAATGACGGTCCTGCGCTGAAGAAAGCCGACGTTGGCTTTGCCATG ggTATTGCGGGGACAGACGTGGCGAAGGAGGCATCCGACATCATTTTGACAGATGATAACTTCAGCAGCATCGTGAAGGCGGTGATGTGGGGCCGAAACGTTTACGACAGCATCTCCAAATTCCTGCAGTTTCAGCTGACGGTCAATGTGGTGGCCGTTATAGTGGCTTTCACTGGAGCCTGTAttacacag gactcTCCTCTGAAGGCCGTGCAGATGTTGTGGGTGAACCTGATCATGGACACGTTTGCGTCTTTAGCTCTGGCCACCGAGCCTCCCACCGAGTCCCTCTTGTTACGGAAACCTTACGGCCGAAACAAGCCCCTCATCTCCAGGACCATGATGAAGAACATCCTCGGACACGCGGTGTATCAGCTCGTCATCATCTTTACACTTCTAtttgtcg GCGAGAAGATATTCGATATCGATAATGGCCGTGACGCTCCTCTCCACGCTCCTCCGTCTGAGCATTACACCATCATCTTTAACACTTTCGTCCTCATGCAGCTCTTTAACGAGATCAACGCACGGAAAATCCACGGCGAGAGGAATGTCTTCGACGGCATCTTTTCAAATCCCATCTTCTGCTCCATCGTACTCGGCACCTTTGCTATACAG ATTGTGATTGTGCAGTTTGGAGGAAAGCCGTTTAGCTGTTCGCCACTCAATGTGGAGCAGTGGCTCTGGTGTCTGTTTGTCGGAATGGGAGAACTGATCTGGGGTCAG GTGATTGCGTCTGTGCCAACGAATCAGCTGAAGTTTCTGAAGGAGGCGGGACTCGGCCCAGCGGCCGATGACATCACTGACGAAGATCTGgcagaggatgaggaagagattGATCACGCAGAGCGAGAGCTGAGACGAGGACAAATACTCTGGTTCAGAGGACTAAACCGCATTCAGACGCAG ATGGAAGTAGTCAGCACGTTTAAGCGCAGTGGCTCGTTTCAGGGTGCCGTCCGTCGTCGCTCCTCCATCCTCAGCCAGCTGCATGACgtaaccaacacacacacacac ATCCGAGTGGTGAGAACTTTCCACAGCTCTCTGTACGACGGAATGGAAAAATCGGACCGTCCTGACCAAGGCCAGGAATTCCAGGCCCCGCCCGAGTTCATCATCTCCGACGCCGGATGCAGGATCCCGCTCATCGACGAGACGGACGTAGACGACCAATCGGAACGCTCCGATTACAACCACGTGGCTCATCATCAGCGTAAGAGTCCTCTGCGTTACCCTCACCGTCAACAAAGCCTCCCCGTGAAGCTCAACTGCAACAACAACACGTCCgagagaagagtgtgtgtgtga